A single Caldanaerobius fijiensis DSM 17918 DNA region contains:
- the tyrS gene encoding tyrosine--tRNA ligase, giving the protein MSVFEVLKERGYIEQLTHEDEIKDLLDKQKITFYIGFDPTADSLHVGHFLQLMVMAHMQKAGHRPIALIGGGTAMVGDPSGKTDMRKMLTKEEISHNAERFKVQMQRFIDFSDGKAIMVNNADWLLDLNYIEFLRDIGVHFSVNRMLTAECFKLRLERGLSFLEFNYMLMQAYDFLQLYRRYGCIMQLGGDDQWSNIIAGVELIRKKEEKQAYGMTFTLLTNSEGKKMGKTEKGAVWLDPEKTSPYDFYQYWRNVNDEDVEKCLALLTFLPMDEVRRLGSLKDKEINEAKKVLAYEVTKLVHGEEEAQKARKAAEALFEGGGSLDDVPTSKISQDMINTGILDVLLAAGVIPSKSEGRRLIQQGGLYVNNEKVDDINMVVTEDFFKDGFMLVRKGKKTYNKIEIE; this is encoded by the coding sequence GTGTCGGTTTTTGAGGTTTTAAAGGAGAGAGGGTATATTGAGCAATTAACCCACGAAGATGAGATCAAGGATTTACTGGATAAACAAAAGATTACGTTTTATATTGGGTTTGATCCGACTGCTGACAGCTTACATGTAGGGCATTTTCTTCAGCTTATGGTTATGGCCCATATGCAAAAGGCGGGTCACAGGCCTATTGCACTTATCGGCGGAGGAACTGCCATGGTCGGCGACCCCAGCGGAAAGACTGATATGAGAAAGATGCTGACCAAAGAAGAGATATCCCATAATGCTGAACGGTTTAAGGTGCAGATGCAGCGCTTTATCGATTTTTCTGACGGCAAGGCCATTATGGTCAATAACGCCGACTGGCTTTTGGACCTCAATTACATAGAATTTTTACGAGATATCGGTGTGCATTTTTCTGTCAACAGGATGCTTACAGCCGAGTGCTTTAAATTGAGGCTGGAAAGGGGTTTGTCCTTCCTGGAGTTTAACTACATGCTCATGCAGGCCTATGATTTCTTACAGCTATACAGGAGATATGGCTGCATTATGCAATTGGGTGGTGACGACCAGTGGTCGAATATCATAGCAGGGGTTGAGCTTATAAGGAAAAAAGAAGAGAAACAGGCTTACGGTATGACATTTACCCTTCTTACCAACAGCGAAGGCAAGAAGATGGGCAAGACGGAGAAAGGAGCTGTATGGCTGGATCCCGAGAAGACATCGCCTTATGATTTCTATCAGTATTGGCGCAACGTCAATGATGAGGATGTGGAGAAATGCCTGGCCCTTCTGACTTTCTTGCCTATGGATGAGGTGAGGAGGTTAGGTTCGCTGAAGGACAAGGAGATCAATGAAGCCAAAAAGGTGCTGGCTTATGAGGTTACTAAACTGGTACACGGCGAAGAAGAGGCCCAGAAAGCCCGGAAAGCTGCTGAAGCATTGTTTGAAGGAGGGGGCAGTCTGGACGATGTGCCCACATCAAAGATATCGCAGGATATGATAAATACGGGTATACTCGATGTGCTTCTAGCAGCAGGAGTTATACCGTCTAAAAGCGAAGGAAGAAGGCTTATACAGCAGGGAGGACTTTATGTAAACAATGAGAAAGTTGATGACATCAATATGGTTGTTACAGAAGATTTCTTTAAGGATGGGTTTATGCTGGTAAGGAAAGGCAAGAAGACATACAATAAGATAGAGATAGAGTAA
- the dusB gene encoding tRNA dihydrouridine synthase DusB encodes MKIGDVVLKNNVFLSPMAGVTDKPFRMLCQEMGCGLAYTEMVSAKGLYYGSENTEFLTDIGDEEQVALQIFGSDPDIMGVIAERLNQSRALIIDINMGCPTPKIVKNGDGSALMLKPELAEKVISAVVKASKKPVTVKIRKGWDDQHVNAVEIAQIAENCGVAAVAVHGRTREQFYSGKADWDIIRSVKEAVRIPVIGNGDIFTPQDAKNMLEYTGCDAVLIGRGAQGNPWIFKRTVHYLNTGELLPEPTLEEKVDVILRHLDMMVQYKGEDKGIREMRKHIGWYLKGIYGSARLRDSINKMTDYSEIKQLLLSLI; translated from the coding sequence TTGAAGATAGGCGACGTGGTATTAAAGAATAATGTGTTTTTATCGCCCATGGCTGGCGTTACCGATAAGCCTTTCAGGATGCTGTGCCAGGAGATGGGTTGCGGGTTGGCTTATACAGAAATGGTTAGTGCTAAAGGTCTTTATTACGGCAGTGAGAATACGGAGTTTTTGACGGATATCGGTGATGAAGAACAGGTGGCATTGCAGATATTTGGTTCCGATCCCGATATAATGGGTGTGATAGCAGAAAGGTTAAACCAATCTAGAGCCTTGATAATAGATATAAATATGGGATGCCCCACCCCTAAGATCGTGAAGAATGGCGATGGGTCTGCCCTTATGCTAAAGCCTGAATTAGCAGAAAAAGTTATAAGTGCGGTGGTAAAGGCCTCCAAAAAACCTGTGACGGTGAAGATAAGAAAAGGATGGGATGACCAGCACGTAAATGCTGTGGAAATTGCGCAAATCGCTGAAAATTGCGGTGTTGCAGCAGTAGCCGTACACGGCAGGACGAGGGAGCAATTTTATTCAGGGAAGGCAGATTGGGATATAATACGCAGCGTCAAAGAAGCCGTGAGGATTCCCGTTATAGGAAACGGAGATATCTTTACACCGCAGGACGCTAAAAATATGTTGGAGTATACCGGCTGTGATGCCGTGCTTATAGGGAGAGGAGCTCAGGGGAATCCCTGGATATTTAAGAGGACTGTGCATTACTTAAACACAGGAGAATTGCTCCCTGAGCCTACCCTTGAAGAGAAAGTAGATGTAATTCTTAGACACCTGGACATGATGGTGCAGTATAAGGGAGAGGATAAAGGTATCCGGGAGATGAGAAAGCACATAGGCTGGTACCTTAAAGGTATCTACGGCAGTGCCAGGTTGAGGGACAGCATCAATAAGATGACGGATTATAGTGAGATAAAGCAATTGCTTCTCAGTTTAATTTAG
- a CDS encoding HD-GYP domain-containing protein, with product MADLVPLILHHHERYDGKGYPAGLKDDQIPLGSRIIALADSLDAMTSHRPYKNPYPFSKALNEIDANSGSQFDPQVVNVFLSAISNGHGSVIPSPFFTVD from the coding sequence ATGGCAGATCTGGTTCCTCTTATACTTCACCACCACGAAAGATACGATGGAAAAGGATACCCGGCAGGCCTAAAGGATGACCAAATACCCCTTGGCTCCAGAATAATAGCTTTAGCAGATAGCCTTGATGCCATGACATCCCATAGGCCATACAAAAATCCGTATCCTTTCTCAAAAGCCCTAAACGAAATAGATGCAAATTCTGGCAGCCAGTTTGATCCACAAGTCGTAAATGTATTTTTATCAGCCATATCAAATGGGCATGGAAGCGTGATTCCAAGCCCATTTTTTACGGTTGACTGA
- the mntA gene encoding type VII toxin-antitoxin system MntA family adenylyltransferase antitoxin: protein MAFLFGSAAKGKQTKESDIDIAVYLKNYDESMVYSLWNQLEDLLKRDVDLIILNNANATIAWEAIRGYMLDVSMEAEDFRNVVYDIYKVRQERRALLKIKPNRKDGIMKYRKVGRYGLKVSEIALGSWLTYGGSYGQEQANACVKKAYELGINYFDTADVYGAGQTYPGAAEEILAKALKDFPRSSYVLATKTFWPVGDGPNDRGLSRKHIMEQCHASLKRLNTDYVDIFYCHRYDPDTPIDEVMRALDDLVHQGKVLYVGVSEWSTAQILDGVYTARQLNLNPIAINQPVYNMLNRYIEKEVMPICAREGIGLAVFSPLAQGVLTGKYKKGGGIPEGSRAADPKVGHFVQGYLTDENLDKVEKLKDIAAENGLTVAQLALAWILQHKEISSVIIGASRPEQIEENVKAVGVTLDESTMNAIEEIL, encoded by the coding sequence ATGGCGTTTTTATTTGGTTCTGCAGCCAAAGGAAAGCAAACTAAGGAGTCTGATATTGACATTGCTGTGTATTTGAAAAACTATGATGAATCCATGGTTTATTCATTATGGAATCAGCTGGAGGATTTACTCAAGCGCGATGTAGATCTCATCATATTAAACAATGCCAACGCGACAATTGCATGGGAAGCTATTAGAGGTTATATGCTTGATGTTTCAATGGAAGCAGAAGATTTCAGAAATGTTGTATACGATATTTATAAAGTGCGCCAAGAAAGAAGGGCATTACTTAAAATAAAACCTAACAGAAAGGATGGTATTATGAAATACCGTAAAGTTGGAAGATATGGGCTTAAGGTAAGTGAGATAGCTCTGGGCAGCTGGCTTACATATGGGGGGTCTTATGGACAGGAGCAGGCCAACGCCTGTGTTAAAAAGGCCTATGAGCTGGGTATCAATTATTTTGATACCGCTGATGTCTACGGAGCAGGCCAAACCTATCCTGGCGCCGCTGAGGAGATCCTGGCAAAAGCGTTAAAGGATTTCCCCAGGAGCTCTTACGTGCTGGCTACCAAGACATTCTGGCCTGTGGGAGATGGGCCCAACGATAGGGGACTATCCCGCAAGCATATTATGGAACAATGTCACGCCAGTTTAAAAAGGCTAAACACCGATTATGTGGATATATTTTACTGCCACAGGTATGATCCAGATACACCCATTGACGAAGTGATGCGGGCCCTTGACGATCTGGTGCATCAGGGTAAGGTGCTGTATGTGGGCGTAAGCGAGTGGAGCACTGCGCAGATTCTGGACGGTGTATATACCGCAAGGCAATTAAATCTAAATCCCATTGCGATTAACCAGCCTGTGTACAACATGTTAAACCGCTACATAGAAAAAGAGGTTATGCCTATCTGTGCCAGGGAAGGTATAGGCCTTGCTGTCTTCAGTCCGTTGGCTCAGGGCGTTTTGACGGGAAAATACAAAAAAGGAGGGGGCATTCCCGAAGGGAGCAGGGCAGCTGACCCCAAGGTAGGTCATTTTGTACAGGGATATTTAACCGATGAAAACCTGGATAAAGTGGAGAAGCTTAAAGACATTGCAGCAGAAAATGGCTTGACTGTTGCGCAGCTGGCCCTTGCCTGGATATTGCAGCACAAAGAGATAAGCAGCGTCATCATAGGCGCATCTAGGCCTGAGCAGATAGAAGAAAACGTAAAGGCAGTGGGCGTTACTCTGGATGAAAGCACCATGAACGCTATAGAGGAAATATTATAA
- a CDS encoding DUF5320 domain-containing protein codes for MPGRDGTGPVGMGPMGGHGAGFCGRHGNPGYMMFGRYGCHNFYSIPHHHRGFFYQYKEADEKKWLEARAEILQRHLDAINKRLKELEGRDKGDNSDKNGE; via the coding sequence ATGCCAGGTAGAGATGGTACAGGTCCTGTAGGAATGGGACCTATGGGAGGTCATGGAGCGGGTTTTTGTGGAAGGCACGGGAATCCAGGATATATGATGTTTGGAAGATATGGATGTCACAATTTTTATAGTATCCCGCATCATCACAGGGGATTTTTCTACCAGTATAAAGAAGCCGATGAGAAGAAATGGCTAGAAGCGAGAGCAGAAATTTTGCAAAGGCATCTTGATGCCATAAATAAAAGGCTTAAGGAGCTGGAAGGCCGAGATAAAGGCGACAACAGCGATAAAAACGGCGAATAA
- a CDS encoding SDR family oxidoreductase yields the protein MGKFDNKVVIVTGGGQGIGRAISRAFAQEGASVAIADIDDEAGLENKEYIISNGGRCIFVHTDVAIEEDVKNMVDEAVKVFGRVDVLINNAGIGTGGTIYTRDMKDWDRVIAVNLRGTYMCSKYAALKMRDLGGGVIINIASTRAFMSEPHTEPYSASKGGIIALTHSLAISLGPDHIRVNSISPGWIEVSEWKKSSQATKPVLTEADHKQHPVGRVGKPEDIANACLFLASEEAGFITGANLTIDGGMTVKMIYV from the coding sequence ATGGGAAAGTTTGATAATAAAGTAGTCATAGTGACAGGAGGAGGCCAGGGCATTGGCAGAGCTATTTCTCGGGCTTTTGCTCAGGAAGGGGCTAGTGTGGCCATTGCTGACATAGATGATGAAGCGGGGTTGGAAAATAAAGAATATATAATAAGCAATGGTGGAAGATGCATCTTTGTCCACACGGATGTGGCTATCGAAGAGGATGTAAAAAACATGGTGGACGAAGCTGTAAAGGTCTTTGGCAGAGTGGACGTACTGATAAATAATGCGGGGATAGGAACTGGTGGCACTATCTATACAAGAGATATGAAAGATTGGGATAGGGTTATAGCCGTAAATTTGAGGGGGACATATATGTGTTCCAAGTACGCTGCTTTGAAGATGAGAGATCTGGGCGGAGGCGTCATTATAAACATAGCGTCTACCAGGGCTTTTATGTCAGAGCCACATACGGAGCCTTATTCTGCGTCAAAAGGCGGCATAATAGCCCTTACTCATTCACTGGCTATAAGCCTGGGACCGGATCATATCAGGGTGAACTCTATAAGTCCGGGGTGGATAGAGGTTTCTGAATGGAAGAAGAGCTCGCAGGCCACAAAACCTGTTCTGACAGAGGCGGATCACAAGCAGCATCCGGTGGGCCGTGTAGGAAAACCAGAGGACATAGCCAATGCTTGTTTGTTTCTGGCGTCAGAAGAAGCAGGGTTTATAACAGGAGCTAATCTCACCATAGATGGAGGTATGACCGTTAAGATGATTTATGTGTAG
- a CDS encoding damage-control phosphatase ARMT1 family protein: MECVAECSPCYLKQVISAFEAAGLPQERQKEIIKEVSKMIPDVDDTKSPAENSSILLLEAYRLMGIDDPFKEAKERSNTFAMELYPRLRNMVLNAEDPLMMAIKMAAAGNIIDMGILREFDVDKSIEDALSMGFALCDYGQFRDFLNKARKILIIGDNSGEIVFDKLLVEQLKRYHVDIIYSVKSGPILNDSTMEDAIMVGMDKMADIIENGNRYLGTVLDACSEEFIQAYKDADLVISKGQGNYESLEGKEIAGDKTFFIFRAKCPWVAKRAGVNYMDLVFCQNRMRE; this comes from the coding sequence ATGGAATGCGTTGCGGAATGTTCGCCGTGTTATTTGAAGCAGGTTATATCAGCTTTTGAAGCTGCAGGGCTACCCCAGGAGAGACAAAAGGAAATAATTAAAGAGGTTTCAAAAATGATACCGGATGTGGATGATACTAAAAGCCCTGCGGAGAACTCCTCTATATTGCTGCTGGAAGCATATCGTCTCATGGGTATTGATGATCCTTTTAAAGAGGCTAAAGAACGCTCTAATACATTTGCTATGGAGCTCTACCCCCGGTTGAGGAATATGGTCTTAAACGCAGAGGATCCGCTTATGATGGCGATAAAGATGGCGGCAGCAGGTAATATCATCGATATGGGCATATTAAGAGAATTTGATGTGGATAAGAGCATTGAAGATGCCCTATCTATGGGATTTGCATTGTGTGATTATGGGCAGTTTAGGGATTTTTTAAACAAGGCCAGAAAAATCCTCATCATAGGCGATAACAGCGGGGAAATAGTATTTGATAAACTCCTTGTAGAACAGTTAAAAAGGTATCATGTTGATATCATATACAGCGTCAAATCAGGTCCTATACTCAACGATTCTACCATGGAAGATGCTATTATGGTAGGTATGGATAAGATGGCTGATATCATCGAGAACGGCAACAGATATCTGGGTACGGTGCTGGATGCCTGCTCAGAAGAATTCATTCAGGCGTATAAAGATGCTGATCTTGTGATATCAAAAGGTCAGGGCAATTATGAGTCGCTGGAAGGCAAGGAAATAGCCGGCGATAAGACCTTCTTTATATTCAGGGCTAAATGCCCATGGGTGGCAAAAAGAGCGGGCGTCAACTATATGGATCTGGTATTTTGTCAAAACCGTATGAGAGAGTAA
- a CDS encoding DUF3048 domain-containing protein, with protein sequence MKKLIACFLVIILILGVTAGCKRQAREPEINKVTQNPSGNGAGGKVSGGKDVESNDNWRTSFTTGMKYAGQNDKLFAVMIENTPPARPQSGLIYADVVYEALVEGGITRFLTLFYENYPDKVGPVRSARPYFVDIAKEWNAQYVHVGGSEAAKSAIKQLGLIDIDALHMSRPFFKDKARVDPHATYVSLKDAVKLNDVVTDKNPHFKFDSNIPHGDVKSVEVKYNRYFDDLYKYDESTGHFLRYINGNPHVDRETGKQLYADNIILQYAPYKVLDSEGRLYINLISKGKAAYVINGNYIEGTWERTSESDITHFYDGNGEEIRLMPGKTWINIVPSEKNVTVNK encoded by the coding sequence ATGAAGAAGCTTATAGCGTGTTTTTTAGTTATTATATTAATTCTGGGAGTCACTGCGGGGTGTAAGAGACAAGCAAGAGAGCCTGAGATCAACAAGGTGACACAAAACCCCAGTGGTAATGGGGCTGGTGGCAAAGTATCTGGCGGGAAAGATGTGGAGTCCAATGATAACTGGAGGACTTCTTTTACTACAGGTATGAAATATGCCGGACAGAACGATAAGCTGTTTGCGGTGATGATAGAAAATACTCCGCCGGCCAGGCCACAATCGGGGTTGATTTATGCTGATGTGGTTTATGAAGCACTGGTGGAGGGCGGTATCACGAGGTTTTTAACCCTTTTCTACGAGAATTATCCTGACAAAGTAGGCCCTGTGAGAAGCGCCAGGCCTTATTTCGTGGATATCGCAAAGGAGTGGAATGCCCAGTATGTCCATGTGGGCGGTTCTGAAGCAGCCAAGAGTGCTATAAAGCAATTGGGATTAATAGATATTGATGCCCTTCATATGTCTCGCCCTTTTTTTAAGGACAAAGCGCGGGTGGACCCTCATGCCACGTATGTATCGTTAAAGGATGCTGTTAAATTAAACGATGTGGTAACCGATAAGAATCCCCACTTTAAATTTGACAGTAATATACCCCACGGAGATGTAAAATCGGTAGAGGTTAAATACAATAGATATTTTGACGATCTGTATAAGTACGATGAAAGTACAGGGCATTTTTTAAGGTATATAAACGGAAACCCCCATGTGGACAGGGAGACGGGCAAGCAGCTTTACGCTGATAACATAATATTGCAATATGCGCCTTATAAGGTGCTGGACAGCGAAGGGCGCCTTTATATAAATCTTATATCAAAAGGCAAGGCCGCATATGTAATCAATGGAAATTATATCGAAGGCACCTGGGAGAGAACATCAGAAAGCGATATAACTCATTTTTACGATGGCAATGGGGAGGAAATAAGGCTAATGCCTGGTAAGACGTGGATAAATATAGTGCCATCTGAGAAAAACGTTACAGTAAATAAATAG
- a CDS encoding 4Fe-4S double cluster binding domain-containing protein, whose protein sequence is MGGQLDDKKLDLLKSKLAEWGATKYGFGYVGDVLPEKYRHLKYAISIVVRLSDQIIDEIEDGPTYTYFHHYRSVNTLIDNITLRASMLLQEWGYLAMAVPASQTVYGDGIGPYSGIFQHKTAATRSGIGWIGKNCLLVTPEYGPRVRLGTILTDAELPVGQPIEESRCGSCNKCVESCPAGALYGGHWVAGMPRDMLVDPMACSEYMNKHFKHIGRGSVCGICIKVCSYGLHSKV, encoded by the coding sequence ATGGGAGGACAATTGGACGATAAAAAGCTCGATTTGCTAAAAAGTAAATTGGCTGAATGGGGTGCTACAAAATACGGCTTTGGCTATGTTGGCGATGTGCTGCCAGAAAAGTACAGGCATTTAAAGTACGCTATTTCTATAGTCGTACGGTTATCGGATCAGATAATCGACGAGATAGAAGATGGGCCGACTTATACCTACTTTCATCACTACCGGAGCGTAAATACCCTCATCGACAACATCACATTGAGGGCCAGTATGCTCCTGCAGGAATGGGGTTATCTGGCTATGGCTGTGCCTGCATCCCAGACGGTATACGGTGATGGCATAGGTCCCTATTCGGGGATTTTTCAGCATAAGACGGCTGCTACTAGAAGCGGTATAGGCTGGATAGGTAAAAATTGTCTTTTGGTAACTCCTGAGTATGGGCCCAGAGTGAGGTTGGGTACGATACTTACGGACGCTGAGCTTCCTGTAGGACAGCCTATAGAAGAATCCAGATGTGGCAGTTGCAACAAATGTGTTGAGAGCTGCCCTGCCGGTGCCCTTTATGGCGGTCATTGGGTTGCAGGTATGCCCAGGGATATGCTTGTGGACCCTATGGCCTGTAGCGAGTACATGAATAAGCACTTTAAGCATATTGGCAGGGGTTCGGTATGCGGTATATGCATCAAGGTATGTTCCTATGGTCTTCACTCAAAAGTGTAG
- a CDS encoding HD-GYP domain-containing protein: MYYIPIIVGAFLYNYRYAIVFPVLSISGQLLTLYLPDKSDVLLTLFEISIPIYFVVFALIAKLKVKAEAVQEYYSKFSQSMQDTINALLSALEAKDLYTYNHSNRVSRLAKLIAQKMDLASKEIEKIYLAARLHDIGKIGINTTILNKPQKLSAEEFAL, encoded by the coding sequence TTGTACTACATACCTATAATAGTAGGAGCTTTTTTATACAACTACAGATATGCAATAGTATTTCCTGTACTGTCAATATCAGGACAACTGTTAACTCTGTATTTGCCGGACAAAAGCGATGTTTTATTAACTCTGTTTGAAATAAGTATACCTATTTACTTTGTAGTATTTGCTTTAATAGCTAAACTAAAAGTTAAAGCAGAAGCGGTACAAGAATATTATTCCAAATTCTCCCAAAGTATGCAAGATACAATAAACGCTTTGCTATCAGCTTTAGAAGCAAAAGATTTATATACCTACAATCATTCCAACAGGGTAAGCAGGCTAGCAAAATTGATAGCGCAGAAAATGGATCTGGCTTCTAAAGAAATAGAAAAAATATATTTAGCGGCGAGACTTCACGATATAGGAAAGATAGGGATTAACACCACCATATTAAATAAGCCGCAAAAACTCTCTGCAGAAGAATTTGCCCTATAA
- a CDS encoding N(4)-(beta-N-acetylglucosaminyl)-L-asparaginase, producing the protein MSWAIIATWPFALKGVEKASDIIKESGNALDAVEVVAKAVEADPDVDSVGFGGLPNIAGEVELDAAIMDGKDLSIGAVAGIKGFMHPISIARKVMEKTPHNVLIGRGAEEFAARMGFKNAVLITDKTRKIWEERISEIEKGQSPYEGHDTVGIVALDPKGDMACGTSTSGLFLKYRGRVGDSPLVGSGFYVDNTAGGAAATGMGEDIMKGCTCFYAVELMRQGYSPKDAAEEAVRRIHKRLAETKEHVGDISIVCMDNKGNWGAATNRPEFEFVFASDEVAPAVYKVTRVSGI; encoded by the coding sequence ATGTCCTGGGCAATAATAGCCACATGGCCTTTTGCACTAAAAGGTGTAGAAAAAGCAAGCGATATAATAAAGGAATCTGGAAACGCGCTGGACGCTGTGGAAGTAGTAGCTAAAGCCGTTGAAGCTGATCCCGATGTGGATTCAGTTGGCTTTGGAGGTCTTCCCAATATAGCAGGTGAAGTGGAGCTGGACGCTGCTATTATGGACGGGAAGGACCTTTCTATTGGAGCAGTTGCAGGAATAAAAGGTTTCATGCACCCTATAAGTATAGCCCGAAAGGTCATGGAAAAAACTCCCCATAATGTACTGATAGGCAGGGGAGCAGAGGAGTTTGCAGCTAGAATGGGCTTTAAAAATGCCGTTCTGATAACGGACAAGACCCGAAAAATATGGGAAGAAAGAATATCAGAAATAGAAAAAGGCCAATCACCATACGAAGGTCACGACACTGTAGGAATAGTAGCACTTGATCCAAAAGGCGATATGGCGTGCGGCACTTCCACCAGTGGTCTGTTTTTAAAGTACAGAGGACGGGTGGGCGATTCACCTTTGGTGGGCTCCGGCTTTTACGTCGACAACACGGCAGGTGGAGCAGCTGCTACGGGAATGGGCGAAGATATCATGAAAGGCTGTACGTGCTTTTACGCAGTGGAATTGATGAGACAAGGATACAGTCCAAAAGATGCAGCTGAAGAAGCTGTAAGGCGCATACATAAAAGGCTGGCTGAAACCAAGGAACACGTTGGGGACATATCCATCGTCTGCATGGACAATAAAGGCAACTGGGGCGCTGCAACCAACCGGCCAGAATTTGAATTCGTGTTTGCGTCAGATGAGGTAGCACCGGCAGTATATAAGGTTACCAGAGTCAGCGGTATATAA
- a CDS encoding superoxide dismutase: MDKLVAKKYNLVLKGISEKTLKEHYKLYEGYINKTNEIWDKLLTADRTKANATYSEYRELKLEESYSLDGVKLHELYFENLGGPGGMPDGLISQMIAASFGSFEAWKEDFIACGISSRGWTVLCFDPIDLKLHNYLQDLHNHGIIARTAPLLVMDTYEHAYFIDYGTDKKGYIKAFMDNIKWSEVNKRVSLWVDMHNL, encoded by the coding sequence ATGGATAAGCTTGTAGCCAAAAAATATAACCTGGTATTGAAAGGAATTTCAGAAAAGACCCTGAAAGAACACTATAAACTATATGAAGGTTATATAAATAAGACCAATGAGATATGGGATAAATTACTGACCGCTGACCGCACAAAAGCTAACGCCACATACAGCGAATACAGGGAGCTGAAATTAGAAGAAAGTTATAGCCTTGACGGAGTAAAGCTCCATGAGCTATATTTTGAAAACCTGGGCGGCCCCGGAGGTATGCCCGATGGCTTGATAAGCCAGATGATTGCGGCCAGCTTTGGGTCATTTGAGGCATGGAAGGAGGATTTTATAGCTTGTGGAATATCTTCAAGGGGATGGACCGTTCTGTGCTTTGATCCCATAGACCTGAAATTGCACAATTATCTTCAGGATCTGCACAACCACGGGATCATTGCCAGAACGGCCCCACTCCTGGTGATGGACACCTACGAACACGCCTATTTTATAGATTACGGTACGGATAAAAAGGGGTATATAAAGGCATTTATGGATAACATAAAATGGAGCGAAGTCAACAAGAGGGTATCATTGTGGGTAGACATGCACAACTTATAA